The region TATGAAGTTGATCTATCGGGATAAGGTGTGGGAGTTGAAGGGGGGCATGACCGTACGGGATGCCATCTTGAAGGTCGGCTTGAATCCGGAGAGCGTATTGGCGACGCGTGATGGGAAGGTGATCAACGAGGAGGAGATCACCCGGGACGACGATGAGATCAAGCTGGTCGCCGTCATCTCGGGGGGAAGCGATTTCCCCTTGGGTGGATCTCGTTGACTTGTCATCGTCTTTCATCTGGGGTACGCCTGTCGGGTAGGCGTAAGGAGAAGAGGGTATGAGAGGGATGCGGTGTCGGAAGTGTGGCGCCCGTGCCGTGATCAATATGCGGCACCACAAGCTGGCGCTGTGTGAGGACCATTATCTGGAGTGGTTCGTCAACCAGACTCAGCGGGCCATCGAGAAATATCGGATGTTCCGGCGGGAGCATCGGGTGTTGGTGGCCGTGTCGGGAGGCAAGGACAGCCTCAGTCTCTGGGATGTGTTGTTGCGTTTGGGGTATGAGGCGGACGGGTTGTATATCGGGCTGGGAATCGATGACGAGCTGGGCTACTCGGATGTATCCCTGGAGAAGGTACGGGCGTTCCATGCCCGGTACCCGGATCGCCAGTTGCACATTGTGGATATGCGGGAGACGTACGGCGAATCCATCCCGGACCTGGCCCGGCGCACGCGGCGCGGGCGTGGCAAGCCGTGCGCGGTGTGCGGGCTGGCCAAGCGCCACATCATGAACCGGGTGGCGTTGGAGGGGGAATACTTCGCGTTGGCGACCGGGCATAACCTGGATGACGAGGCAGCCGTGCTCTTCCAGAACGTGTTGCACTGGCAGACCGGCTACCTGGCGCGGCAGGCCCCCGTGCTGGAGGAAGGGGAGGGATTGGCTCGGAAGGTGAAGCCGTTGTGCCGCTTCTACGAGCGAGAGGTGGCGGCCTACGCGCTGATCCGTGGCATCGACTACATTTATGAGGAGTGTCCCTATTCGGTGGGGGCTAAGACGATCTATTACAAGGAGCTGCTAAACCAGCTGGAGCATAGATCGCCCGGCGCCAAGCACCAATTTTATCTCCAGTTCCTGGAGGCGCGCCGGCGGGGACAGATCACCTTCGGCGGCGGCAGGGGGGATATCGATTTGCACCCGTGCGAACGGTGTGGACAGCCGACGACGGCGCCGGGGCTGTGCGCTTTCTGTCGTTTGTGGGAGGATCGGCCGGTCCCCGTCCAGCCCGCTTCTGTGGGGGACTCGTGATCTGGGTGGGAACCAACGCATACCGCAGCGGATGGAGGGTTGAGAGCTGACATGGACCGTCCCTACAAATACTTCGATCTGGTGATGGCGCTGTTCGTGACCGTCCTGTTGGTGAGCAACATCGCCTCCTCGGCCAAGATCATCGATTGGGGCGTCTCGTTGTTCGGCCTGCCCCTGGCCTTTGACGCGGGAACCCTGCTGTTTCCCGTCTCCTACATTTTCGGAGATGTGCTCACGGAGGTGTACGGGTATCGGCGCTCGCGGCGGGTGATCTGGACCGGCTTCGCGTGCGCCGCGTTGATGGGGTTGACCTTCTGGGTGGTCGCCCGGCTGCCCGGCGAGGCCTCCTGGGAGGCGTATGCGGGGCAGGAGGCCTATGATGCCATCCTGGGCGGGGTGAGCAATGGTGGCATCATCCTGGCCAGCCTGGTGGCGTATTTCGCCGGCGAGTTCTCCAACTCCTACACGTTGGCGAAGATGAAGATCTGGACCGGCGGGCGGTGGCTGTGGACGCGCACCATCGGCTCCACGCTGGTGGGGGAAGGGGTGGATACCGTGCTCTTCGTCGTGATCGCGTCCGCCTTCGGCGTCTTCCCCTGGTCCGTGGCGCTGAGCATCATCGTCTCCAACTACATTTTCAAGGTGGGGATCGAGGCGTTGTTCACCCCGCTGACCTATCGCGTGGTGAACACGCTGAAGCGGGTGGAGCGCGAGGATTACTTTGACTATGACACGAACTTCAACCCGTTCCATCTCGAAGGGCTGCAGCCGTGAATGATATACAGGATCTGTTGCCGGGGCCGGAGGAGCTGCCGGAGGATCATCGATCCGGCTTCGTGGCCGTCATCGGGCGCCCCAATGTGGGCAAGTCCACGCTGATGAACGCCTACCTGGGGCAGAAGGTCGCCATCGTCTCGCCGAAGCCCCAGACGACGCGCAACCGCCTGCTGGGGATCCTCACCCGGCCGGATGCGCAGATCATCTTCGTCGATACGCCGGGGATTCACAGGCCCAAGCACAAGCTGGGCGAGTACATGCGGGAGCAGGCCCTCATCGCGATCCCGGATGCGGATGTGGTGCTGTGGCTGGTGGACGTCTCCGTGCTCCCCACGGAGGAGGACGAGGAGATCGCTGATCTGCTGGCGAGGCGCAGGCACTCGGCGCCGCTGGTCATGGGCATGAACAAGGTGGATCTGCTGGCGCCCGAGGATGTGCCGGATCGGACGGCGGTCTACCGGGAGTTGCTGGCCCGGGCGGCCCCGGAGCAGCTCGATCCGCCCTGGATGCTGATCTCGGCCGTGCGCGGCGATGGCCGTGATGAGCTGTTGGACCTGTTGATTTCGCTGTTGCCGCTGGGGCCGCGCTACTACCCGCCCGATCAGATCACCGATCAGCAGGAGCGCTTCATCGTGGCCGAGCTGATTCGCGAGCAGGCGCTGCACCATCTCCGTCAAGAGGTCCCGCACGGGGTCGCCGTCGTGGTCGACGAGTTCAAAGAGCGCTCGGCCGAGATGACCTATATCAGCGCCACTATCTATGTGGAGCGAGACAGCCACAAGGGGATCGTCCTGGGGCGTGAGGGCAGCATGTTGAAGCGTATCGGCCAGGCGGCGCGACAGGAGATCGAGCAGCTCTTAGGGACCCGGGTCTACCTGGATTTGTGGGTCAAGGTGCGGCCACGCTGGCGGCGCGATGAGAAGGCGTTGCGCTATTTGGGTTACCCCCTGCCGCGTACACGCAAGCGGAAGTAGCGTCCCCGGCGGCGTATCCGGCTTCCTCCTGGGTGTCGCCGGGTGGTCATCCATCCCCCAGATCCTGCACCAATAAAGGATGCACTCTCTATCTCCCGCATTGCACCGACCCGTAGGGTCTGCTATAATGGGCTCACCTGCGCCTGACGGGGTGCGGCTCACGGCTGATCGGGATCCTGCGGATCCCCGTGGATCGAATGCTCACCTCGGCCCCTTATTCCTCCTCTATGAGGGGCCGCCACCGTTGTAGTTTCTCCATGGGATAGGTGTGGAAGATGAAACGATACCTGTGGCGCCTGATCATCATGCTCGTCGTCGTGGTGGTCGTGTTCGCCTTGTATCGCCGGTTGACCATTGGGCCTCCACCGTTGACCCCCTTCCTGGAGTCGCCCTATCCTCTCAATCTGGCCCATCGGGGCGGCGCGGCCCTGGCGCCGGAGAACACGATGGTGGCCTTTGAGCGGGCATTGGCGTTGGGAGCGGATGGCCTGGATCTGGATGTGCGCGCGTCCCGGGATGGGGAGCTGGTGGTCATCCATGACGAGACCGTGGATCGCACAACCGACGGCACCGGCCGGGTGTCTGACATGACGTTGGCCGAGCTGCAGGCGCTGGATGCGGGCTACCGATACTCCGTCGATAACGGCCAGACCTTTCCCTATCGAGGGCAGGGGGTGAAGATCCCGACATTGCGGGAGGTGTTGTCGGCTTTCCCGGATGCGCGGGTCAACATCGAGATCAAGCAGGTGGATCCGCCTATCGAGAAGGCGCTGGCGGATCTGATCCTGGAGATGGGCGCGCAGGAGCGGGTGATGGTGGTGGCCGCGGATGGCGACGTGATCGAGCGGTTCCGCCACCTGGCGCCGGATGTGGCGACGGCGGCGGCGAGGGGCGAGGTCACGTGGTTCTACTGGATGCAGCGGCTCCGGCTGGACGCCTTCTACCGCCCCACGGCCAGCGCGTTGCAGGTGCCGGAGCGGTCGGGGGATGTGGTGTTGGTGACGCCCAGGTTCGTGGAGGCCGCCCACGCCAGGGGGATGAAGGTGATCGTGTGGACGGTGAACACGCCCGATCGCATGCGGCGGCTGTTGCAGATGGGCGTCGATGGGATCATCACCGATCGCCCAGACCTCCTGCGCCAGGTGCGGGCAGAGGTTGCCTATTAGCCCATGGGATGCTTTTCCCTGTTCTCCAGCATGTCCCTTGATCTTTCGTTGAGCAGGCAGGAGGCAGGGGGCAGATGACCCGCCGGGGCGCCCGTGCGAGGGAGAATCCCCGGCGATCTGAGGTTTTTGTGATGCTGCCTGACGTTTGGACCGGATAGGTTTCCGTTCTCCACTTGGGAGGTGTGAGCATGCTGGTCGGTGAGCGAATGCGTCGAGATCCCGTGACGGTGACCGAGGACGTGGGGATCGGCGAGGCGCTGCGTATCATGCGTGAGAACAAGATCCGTCGCCTGCCGGTGCTTGACCGGCATGGCAAGCTGGTGGGGATCGTCTCCGAAAAGGACCTGTTGCACGCTTCCCCATCGCCGGCGACCTCGCTGGACATATACGAGTTGCATTACCTGCTGTCGAAGTTGACGGTCAAGAAGGTGATGACCTCGCCGGTGGTCACGGTGGATGAGCAGACGCCGTTGGAGGAAGCCGCTCGCATCATGGCGGACAATCGGATCGGCGGGCTGCCGGTGGTTCACGGCGATGAATTGGTGGGGATCATCACCGAGACGGATCTGTTCAAGATCTTCCTGGAGCTGCTGGGCGCGCGCGATTCGGGCGTGCGTCTGACGCTGGAGGTGCCCGATCGACGGGGATTGCTGGCCGATTTGACCAGCGCGATCGCGGGCATCGGCGGCAACATCATCAGCCTGGGAACGTTTGCCGGCGATGAGCCGGGCACGGCGTTGATCACGGTGAAGGTATCCGATGTCTCCGAGCAGGCCCTGCTGGAGGCCATCTCGCACATCGATGGAAAGGTGATCGATATCCGGACCACGTGAGTCGGGAGCTGGTTCATGGATGGGCGTCGACGCCCCTGCGCAGAGCGGGGGCGTTCGTTGTCAACGGGGCGCTCGCCGGTTCCGGTGGCGCCGAGGATCGTTCGTGTGGTGGATAGAGGAGAACGCGCGTCATGGAAGTGAGGTTGTTGGGGTACACGAGGTTCAACCCTGCGCTCTCCGCCGCGTCGGACCTGGGCGATGTGAGCACGATGCTGGAGTCCTCCGTGGGGACGGAACAGGAGCGTTTGGCGGAGTTCGCAGCTCGCGTATGCTATCGGTCGACGGATCGGATGGGACACAACCCCGCGTTCATTCAGGCGCGTGTGCGCGAGGGACACGAGGACGTGATCGAGCACGTGTCATTCGTCGTGCACGTGACCGATGTGGATGAGGGAGATGTCCTCCAGGTGGACGGCCCGGTGCGGTGGCGGATGGTCAATCGCCATCTGGAAGTGACGCCCCGGGGGGACGGCTGGGTCGTCTCGGGGAACGCTCGCGTCTGGCTGGATCTGTTCCGTAGGGGGCTGGCCTTAAGCGTGTTGCCGCTGGTGCAGCCCCTCGCCCCCTCGTTCTATGCGGAGTTGGCCACGCCGGAGGAGAGCGCATGAAGGTGACTCTGTTGGCGTATACTCAGCCGTTGATCACGGATCCGGACCTGGCCCGGGATCATAACACGGCGACCTTCCTGATCGAGGGGGTCAGCCGGGCGGCCACGCACCAGATCGTCCGCCATCGTCTGGCCAGCATCTCCCAGGAGAGCCAGCGCTATGTCTCCCTGGACAAGGGGGGATGGGGGTTCATCGTGCCGCCCGAGGTCGATGGGAACCCGGAGGCTAGGGAGATCCTGGATCAGGCCTGGGAGGACCTGACCGAGGCATATGAGAGGCTGCGGAAGTTGGGGATCCGCAAGGAGGATGCCCGGTTCCTGTTGCCCAACGCGGCGGAGACCCGGTTGGTCATCTCCATGAACTTCGCCGCCTGGCGGCACTTCTGCCGGCTGCGCTGTGACAAGGCGTCCCAATGGGAGATCCGGGCGGTGGCGTTCGAGATCCTGCGCCAGCTCCACGGGCTGGTCCCGGCCGCCTTCCAGGATCTGTACAATACCTTCTTACGCGACACGTAATACGCAACACGCAACACGCAATACGCAGCACGCAACACGCAGTGCGCAATCCGTGTTTCGTATCGCGTATTATGTGTCGAACACCACCGTGGCCTCCCAGCCGTCGGGCGTCTTTTGCACGCTGAGGTTGTGGTAGGTCACGGCTTTGATATGCGCCCGTTCCCCGTAGCCGGGGACGCCGCCGATCCGGGCTCTGATGCGGGTCTCCGTCGCCTCATCGATGACGAAGCGGGTGTAGGATTCTCCCGTCGTCTCCGACTGGTAGAGCAGCTCGCTTAGCCAGGTGACCAGGAGCCCCTCTCGATCTGGGGCCTCCACCTCGATCTCGCGCCAGACGTGAGGATCCGCGGCCATGTCCACCTCCTCCATCGCATACATGGCGGCCCCCGCCTGGCTCAGCAGGTCGGCGAAGTCCCGGCCGAAGATCCGGATGCTCCAGTCGGCCGTGTGTTCGATCTCCTCGAAGCGCGGCGGCTCCGGCGCCAGCGCCCGGCGTGTGTTGGCGATGTCCTGCTGGACCTGAGCGATCAGGTCATCCACGTGGGCGAACCGCCGCTCCGGGCGCAGACGAAGCACGAACTCCAGGCGCACCGTCGCGTCGTAAAGATCCCCTTTGAAGTCCAGGATGTGTGCCTCCACCGTGGGATGCCCGTTGTCGAAGGTGGGGCGCACGCCGATGTTCGTGGCGGCCGGGAGACGCCGGCCGTCGACATGGCACCAGGTGGCGTAGACGCCGTGAGCGGGGATCAGGCGCTCCGGCGGCACATCCAGATTGGCGGTGGGCAGCCCGATGGATCGACCCCGCCCGGCCCCCCGGATGACCTTCCCCTCCAGCCAGTAGGGACGGCCGAGCATCTGCCTGGCCAGATCCACGTCGCCGTTTGCCAGGATACGACGGATATGCCCGCTACGCACCTCTCGTCCGGCGATCTGGATGGGCTGGATCACCTCCACGGTGAATCCCATCTCAGCGCCCAGTTGCCGCAGCCTCTCCACATCGCCCTCTCGGTTTCGCCCCAGGGCGAAGTCGGGCCCCACCCACAGGCGACGGAGGCCCAGATGATCCACCAGCGCCTGCATGAAGGCGGCCGCCGTCATGCGGGCCGTATCCTTTGTGAAGGAGTAGATGACCACGAAGTCCAGGCCGAGCGACTCCAACAGGGTCAGCCGCTCGTCCAGGGTGGTCAGGTAGGCCAATGGGGTGTGGGGCCGCAGCACTTGAAGAGGGTGGGGGGTAAACGTGAGGGCCCCCGCTGTGCGGCCCGTCTCTTGTGCTGCGGCCACCAGCTGCTCGATCAGAGCCTGGTGGCCTTTGTGAACACCATCAAAGTTCCCGATCGTAAGCTCACATCCGTTCGGCGCGATCCCGTCTGGTAATCCTCGGTAGATGTTCATATGTCGATGTTCAACCCAGCACTTTATGTGGTCGCCAGACGTCGCGTTCGGCGTCGAAGCGAAGGATGGCGATGAGATCCCCCTCTGGGGAGATCCCGGCTGCCAGCGCCTGATCGGCCCCTGTGGGCCCGGGTACCGGTCGACCGAAGCGCACGGCCTGCGCGTCCTGTGCGGATAAGGGGATCTGAGGCATATCCCTCACCGCCTCGATGAGGGGGAGCACCCGCTGTCGCCATTCGCCGGTCGCGATCAGCGGCTCCAGATCGGGCAGGGGGATGGCCTGATCCTCCGTGAACGGGCCGGAGGCGGTACGTCGCAGGTCGACCAGGTGGGCGCCGCATCCGATGGCCTGCCCCAGATCGTGGGCCAGGGAGCGGATATACGTCCCCGCGGAGCAGGCGATCTCCAGTGACAGGTCGGGGGGCGCCCACCGGAGCAGGCGGATCTCGTGGATGGTCACCTGTCGTGAGGGCAGAACGATCTGCTCGCCCCGACGCACCCGGCGATGTGCGGGCGTTCCGGCAACCTTCACCGCCGAGTAGGCGGGGGGACGCTGCGTGATCGTGCCCTGGAACGCGCGCAAATAGGCGGATAGCTCCTCCTCCGACAACGTTGGGACGGGCTTCCGCTCGACGACCTCCCCCTCGGCGTCATACGTGTCGGTGACCTCGCCCAGGCGGATGGTGGCCCGGTAGCGCTTGTCATGTCCCTGCAGATACTCGGCGAGGCGGGTGGCCCGGCCCAGGCACAGGACCAGGACCCCGGTCGCCAGGGGGTCCAGAGTGCCGGCATGCCCGATCCGGCGTTGCCCGATCAGGCGACGCACCCTGGCGACCACGTCATGCGATGTCCACCCGGCCTCTTTGTCTATGATCAGCAGCCCGTGGACCATCGGTGATCGTCGATGTGTGCTCACCCGCCACCCTGGTGCTTCAGCGATTCTTCCAGTGCGGCCAATACGCGCTCCTGCGCCTCCTCCAGGGGGGCCTGGATGACGCAGCCTGCGGCCTGGGGGTGCCCGCCGCCGCCCAATGCCAGGGCAACTTGGCTGACGTCGAACCCGGGTTTGGCGCGCATGCCGACCTCGATCTTGTTGTTCTCCCGCTCCGTGAAGACAACGGCGACGTCGGCCTCATTGGCGGAGACCAACACGTTCACCAATCCCCCGTCCCCGTTGTCGTTGACGCCCGTCTCCTCTCGCATCTTCCGGGTGACCACGCTCCAGAGGATACGCCCGCGCAGCTGCATCCGTGGCAGCGCCATGCCCCACAGGCGCAGGACGGCCAAAGGCTTGCGATTGAGCGCCTGGTCCGTGACCAGGTTCAGGTCGGCGCCCGCCTCCATGAGGCGTGTGGCGATGGCCAGGCTGCGGGGCGTCGTGTTCGACGTGCGGAAGCCACGCGTGTCCGTGACGACGCCGCATAGAAGGCACTGGGCGGTCTTAAGGTCCAGCGGAGCGCCCAGCTTCTCGATCAGCTCATAGATCATCTCGGCGGTGGCTGCGGCCGTCGTGTCCACCCAGTTCACGGAGCCGAAGTACAGGTTCGTGACGTGATGGTCGATCACGATCGTCGGCACGTCCATCTCTTGCACGCGTTGCCACGGCGGCCCCAGCCGCTGTGGGTCCGAAGCGTCCAGCCCGATCACCAGGTCGAAGGAGTCCTTGGCCTCCCGGACGATGTCCTGGTGGCCCGGCAGGAAATAGAACGGCTGCGGGACCGGATCTGCGCAGACGAGAGTCGGGCGTTTGCCCAGGGCGCGCAGTGCCCACCCCAATCCCAGTAGCGATCCGATAGCATCCCCGTCCGGTGAGATATGCGTGATGACCAGGATGCGATCCGCTTTTTCGATGAGTGCGAGGATGCGTGAATCCATGGCTCTAGGTTTCTTCTCCTGCTTCTGCTTCCTGCTCATGTAAGCTCTCGATGATCTCGTCAATGCGCCGTGCTCGCGCCAGCGTCTCGTCGATGTGGAAGGTGAGGGCGGGCACGTACCGCAGGATCACACGGCGGGCCAGTTCACGGCGCAGATAACCGGAGGCATGCCCCAGCGCCGCCAGGATGTTGGGCTCATCCTCCGGGGTGCCCAGGTGGCTGACGTACACATGCGCGTGGCGCAGATCCGGGCTGACCTCCACCGCAGTCACGGTGACGAATTCCAGGCGCGGGTCATGAAGCTCCAGCGCGATCATCACGCCGAGCTCTTCCATGAGCATATCCGCTACTCTACGTTGTCGACGAGTTGTGCTCATCATCGTATCCGTTTGCACGTCTCGGGGGTGAGCCTCCCCGGCCGCAATCGGCCGGAAAGCTCACCTGCCCGTGCTTTTCATGCCTCCACCAGCTGTTCCACCCGGCAGAATTCCAGGATGTCCCCTTCCTCAAAGTCGTCGAAGCCCTCCAGGGCGATGCCGCACTCGAAGTCCTGTCGGACCTCGGTCACATCCTCCTGGAACCGCTTGAGGGAGGCGACACGTCCCTCGTGGATCACCGTGCCCTGGCGCTTGACGCGCACCAATGCGTTCCGGGTGACCACCCCATCCGTGACGTAGCAGCCGGCGACTTTGCCGCGCCTCGGAATGCGGAAGACCTGGCGCACCTCTGCATGTCCGATGACGATCTCCTCGAACTCGGGCTCCATCATGCCCTTCAGAGCCCGTTCGATATCCTCGATGAGATGATAGATGACGTTATAAAGACGGATCTCCACGCCCTCGGCCTCGGCCATCCGGTGGGCGGCTGCGTCCACGTTGACGTTGAAGCCGATGACGATGGCCTTGGAGGCGACGGCCAGCATGACATCTGACTCGCTGATGTTGCCCAGACCTTGATGCAGGATCCGCAGCTGCACTTCCTCGCGATCCTCGTTCAGCCGTTGCAGCGAGTTGACGATGGGCTCCAGGGAGCCCTGGACGTCGGCCTTCAGGATCAGGTTCAGATCCTTGACCTCGCCCGCCTGGACCTGGCTGAAGATGTCCTCCAGGCTGACGGCTTTGGTGGTGGGCTGGCGCTCCCGCTGTTGTCGCTCCTCCGCGCGCTGGGCGGCGATGGATCGGGCGGTTCGCTCGTCGCTGACCACCTCGAAGATCGCCCCCGCCGGTGGGACGCCGGAGAGCCCGGTGACCTGCACGGGGGTGGCGGGTGTTGCCTCCTTGACGTTCTTGCCGTGCTCATCGAACATGGCGCGCACCCGTCCCCACACCTCGCCGACGACGAGATTGTCCCCGACGTGCAGGGTTCCATTCTGCACCAACAACGTGGCCATGGGGCCGCGTGTGCGGTCCAGCCCGCTCTCGATCACGGTGCCCATGGCCGGCCGGTTCGGGTTGGCCTTCAACCCTTCCAGCTCGGTGACCAGCAGGATGTTCTCCAGCAGCTCCTGCACGCCCTCTCCCATGGTGGCGCACACGGGCACCATGATGGTGTCGCCGCCCCAGTCCTCCGGCACCAGTCCCAGATCCGCGAGCTGCTGCTTGACGCGCTCGATGTTGGCGTTGGGCTTGTCGATCTTGGTCAGGGCCACGATGATCGGCACGCCGGCGGCACGGGCGTGATCGAGCGCCTCTCGAGTCTGCGGCATGACGCCATCGTCGGCGGCGACCACCAGGACGACCAGGTCGGTGACCTGGGCGCCGCGGGCGCGCATGGCGGTGAAGGCCTCATGGCCCGGCGTGTCCAGGAACGTGATCTTGCGACCGTCCAGCTCCACCTGATAGGCGCCGATATGCTGCGTGATGCCGCCGGCCTCGCCCTCCACCACATGTGTGTGCCGGATCGCGTCCAGCAGCGTGGTCTTGCCGTGGTCCACGTGGCCGAGCACCGTGACCACGGGCGGGCGCGGCTCCAGATCCTCGGGCCTTTCCGATTCGAGCACCTTCTGCCAGAGGGTCTTCGGGCCGGCCAGCTCCGCCTCCTCCTCGGCGGCCTCCGGCTCCTCGGGCTGGATCGGCTTGACCTCGACGCCCATCTCCTCTCCGACGATGACGGCGGTGTCGAAATCGATGGTCTGGTTGATGGCCGCCATCACGCCAAAGTTCATGAGCACTTTGATCACATCGATAGGGCTGCGGCCCATCATATCGGCCAGATCACGAACGGTGATGGTCTCCGGTATCTCGATCTCCGTCGGCGTCTTGGATTGTTGCTTCTCAGCGTTGGCCACCGCTACAGCCGATTCCTGGGCCTTGGCGTCTCGGCGATCCTGCCGGGCGCGATGGTTCGTGCGCCTGCGAGGCCTTCGTGAGGCACCTCCTCGTCTGCGCGGTCTGTTTTGAGCCATACTCTCTTCTCCTTTCCGTCGGCCGGGCGAGCATAACCTACCGTCCGGGCCCGTGCGGAAGCACAGGCCGACATGGTGTGGCCGACGCGTCGTGCTATCCAGTTTGCCGGAGGGGCCAAGGGAAAAATCGGCCGTGAGGTGGGTGAGAACCCAATTGGCCTATGCGAGGGCGAAAGGGGGGAACCGGGTGTGGAGCTGGATCCTGGATCCTACTCGTGCATGGTCCGTTCCCTTTCGCCCGGCCCGTCTCCGGACTTCCACTCTCGGCGTTTTTGGGCTTGGGCGTCCATGACGTGGCGCCGCACCTCAGGCTGGAGCATCTGCTCCAGCTCCTTGTCCTTCCTGGGTCTCCGCGGGCGCCAGCTCCCTGGCGTATGCCTCCAACATAGCCAGTGCTTCGGCATCAATGTGCGTCTTCAGCGCATGTTCCAACCGTCGCCCTCCGGAGGCCAGGATCTTTTGCCAACACTCCTGTGATCGACACAGGTAAGCGCCGCGTCCGGATCGTTTCCCCGTGGGATCGATGACTACCTCTCCCTCCGGGGTGCGCACGATCCGGACGAGCTCCCGCTTGCTTTGCACCTTGCGACAGGCGATGCATGTCCGTTGCGGTACGTGTCGGCGGCGCATGATCACAACTCGATATGGTTAGAAATCGTAGTCTTCGTCGAACTCATCCCAGGCCTCGGGGGAGCGCTTATGGCGCCGCAGCGCGATCGTCTGCCCCGTCTCCTCGTCGTAGATCAGCCGACGGCGCTTGCTCTTCTTCTTCCGCTTCTTGCGCTTCCCATCCCCGCTCTCCTCGATATCCTCCTCGTCATCGAGCTCCTCGATGTCGTCCAGCACGATATCCAGCTCCTGGATATCCAGCGGGGACTCGGCGGCCTCCTCCGTCGGCTCTGCGGCCTCTGGGATGCTTACCTCTTCTTCCGTCAGATCCGCCGCCTCGGGGGCCTCGACCTCCGGCTCGGCCACCGGGGGCTCCTCGGCGCTGGCCTCCTCAGGCTCCGCCGTGGGCTCCTGGGAGGGCGCCTCGGCGCCTTCCTCCTCGACGACGGACGGTTCGGCCTCCGCTTCGACCGGCTTCAGCGGCGTCAGTTCCTGCCCATCCACCATCACGGCCTCCAGCGCCTCATCGAAGGCGTGCGTGCGAGCGGATTCGTTCTGGCTGGACTGACGCAGGATCTCCTCGGCGACGGCCAACAGATCGCGTTCGCTGCTGGCCTGGATGGCCTCCTCCATGCGGCGTCGCTCGATGGCCAGCCGGTCCAGGCCCTCCTCCGCCGCCTCGGTCTCGCTCTTGATATCGATGCGCCATCCGGTCAGCTTGGCCGCCAGGCGGGCGTTTTGGCCCTCCTTGCCGATGGCCAGCGAGAGCTGATTATCCGGGACGATGACGATGGCCGTCCGGCCTTCCGGCGCCTCCTCCAGGATGACGTCCGAGACCTTCGCGGGGCTGAGGGCGTTCGCGATGAACGTGGCCGTGTCCGAGCTCCACTCCACCACGTCGATCTTCTCGCCGTTCAGCTCGTTGACGATGGCCTGGATGCGCATGCCGCGCATGCCCACGCAGGACCCCACGGGATCCACCCCCGGCTGTAGGGGGGCGACGGCCACCTTGGAGCGTTGTCCGGGCTCGCGAGCGATGGCCTTGATCTCCACGCTCCCCTGGAAGATCTCGGGGACCTCCTTCTCCAGGAGCCGGCGCAGCAGGTTTCGGTGTGAGCGGGAGAGCCGGATGATGGGGCCCCGGTTCCCGCGATGGACCTCCACCAGCAGGGCGCGCACCGTGTGTCCAGGGCGGTAGCGCTCTGAGGGGATCTGGTCCTCCTTGGTCATGGTCCCCTCGGCCCGGTCCAGGTTTACCGTGACCGTGCCGGTGCTGTAATCGACGCTCTGCACCTTGCCCTGGATGATCTCGCCAACGCGCTCCTCGAAGTACTGGTAGACGGTCTCACGCTCGGCCTCTTTGATCCGTTGCAGGATGACCTGCTTGGCCGTCTGCGCGGCGATACGGCCGAAGTTGCTGGGTGTGCTCTCGATCGCCACCCGGTCGCCCAGTTGCGCGTCCGGATCGATCTTGCGAGCCTCCTCCAGCGTGATCT is a window of Chloroflexota bacterium DNA encoding:
- a CDS encoding YlxR family protein: MRRRHVPQRTCIACRKVQSKRELVRIVRTPEGEVVIDPTGKRSGRGAYLCRSQECWQKILASGGRRLEHALKTHIDAEALAMLEAYARELAPAETQEGQGAGADAPA
- a CDS encoding bifunctional oligoribonuclease/PAP phosphatase NrnA, giving the protein MDSRILALIEKADRILVITHISPDGDAIGSLLGLGWALRALGKRPTLVCADPVPQPFYFLPGHQDIVREAKDSFDLVIGLDASDPQRLGPPWQRVQEMDVPTIVIDHHVTNLYFGSVNWVDTTAAATAEMIYELIEKLGAPLDLKTAQCLLCGVVTDTRGFRTSNTTPRSLAIATRLMEAGADLNLVTDQALNRKPLAVLRLWGMALPRMQLRGRILWSVVTRKMREETGVNDNGDGGLVNVLVSANEADVAVVFTERENNKIEVGMRAKPGFDVSQVALALGGGGHPQAAGCVIQAPLEEAQERVLAALEESLKHQGGG
- the truB gene encoding tRNA pseudouridine(55) synthase TruB, which codes for MVHGLLIIDKEAGWTSHDVVARVRRLIGQRRIGHAGTLDPLATGVLVLCLGRATRLAEYLQGHDKRYRATIRLGEVTDTYDAEGEVVERKPVPTLSEEELSAYLRAFQGTITQRPPAYSAVKVAGTPAHRRVRRGEQIVLPSRQVTIHEIRLLRWAPPDLSLEIACSAGTYIRSLAHDLGQAIGCGAHLVDLRRTASGPFTEDQAIPLPDLEPLIATGEWRQRVLPLIEAVRDMPQIPLSAQDAQAVRFGRPVPGPTGADQALAAGISPEGDLIAILRFDAERDVWRPHKVLG
- a CDS encoding bifunctional riboflavin kinase/FAD synthetase; amino-acid sequence: MNIYRGLPDGIAPNGCELTIGNFDGVHKGHQALIEQLVAAAQETGRTAGALTFTPHPLQVLRPHTPLAYLTTLDERLTLLESLGLDFVVIYSFTKDTARMTAAAFMQALVDHLGLRRLWVGPDFALGRNREGDVERLRQLGAEMGFTVEVIQPIQIAGREVRSGHIRRILANGDVDLARQMLGRPYWLEGKVIRGAGRGRSIGLPTANLDVPPERLIPAHGVYATWCHVDGRRLPAATNIGVRPTFDNGHPTVEAHILDFKGDLYDATVRLEFVLRLRPERRFAHVDDLIAQVQQDIANTRRALAPEPPRFEEIEHTADWSIRIFGRDFADLLSQAGAAMYAMEEVDMAADPHVWREIEVEAPDREGLLVTWLSELLYQSETTGESYTRFVIDEATETRIRARIGGVPGYGERAHIKAVTYHNLSVQKTPDGWEATVVFDT
- the rbfA gene encoding 30S ribosome-binding factor RbfA, with the protein product MEELGVMIALELHDPRLEFVTVTAVEVSPDLRHAHVYVSHLGTPEDEPNILAALGHASGYLRRELARRVILRYVPALTFHIDETLARARRIDEIIESLHEQEAEAGEET
- the infB gene encoding translation initiation factor IF-2, which codes for MAQNRPRRRGGASRRPRRRTNHRARQDRRDAKAQESAVAVANAEKQQSKTPTEIEIPETITVRDLADMMGRSPIDVIKVLMNFGVMAAINQTIDFDTAVIVGEEMGVEVKPIQPEEPEAAEEEAELAGPKTLWQKVLESERPEDLEPRPPVVTVLGHVDHGKTTLLDAIRHTHVVEGEAGGITQHIGAYQVELDGRKITFLDTPGHEAFTAMRARGAQVTDLVVLVVAADDGVMPQTREALDHARAAGVPIIVALTKIDKPNANIERVKQQLADLGLVPEDWGGDTIMVPVCATMGEGVQELLENILLVTELEGLKANPNRPAMGTVIESGLDRTRGPMATLLVQNGTLHVGDNLVVGEVWGRVRAMFDEHGKNVKEATPATPVQVTGLSGVPPAGAIFEVVSDERTARSIAAQRAEERQQRERQPTTKAVSLEDIFSQVQAGEVKDLNLILKADVQGSLEPIVNSLQRLNEDREEVQLRILHQGLGNISESDVMLAVASKAIVIGFNVNVDAAAHRMAEAEGVEIRLYNVIYHLIEDIERALKGMMEPEFEEIVIGHAEVRQVFRIPRRGKVAGCYVTDGVVTRNALVRVKRQGTVIHEGRVASLKRFQEDVTEVRQDFECGIALEGFDDFEEGDILEFCRVEQLVEA